A genomic stretch from Halichoerus grypus chromosome 7, mHalGry1.hap1.1, whole genome shotgun sequence includes:
- the ASCL5 gene encoding achaete-scute homolog 5, with the protein MNNNFCRALVDRRPLAPPSCMQLGVVPAPRRAPLPPAEPLRDVPLLLYPGPAEPQYYDAYAGVFPYVPFAGAFGVYDYPFEPAFIQKRNERERQRVKCVNEGYARLRGHLPGALAEKRLSKVETLRAAIRYIKHLQELLSAAPDGAPPAASPPGCRGDCGPRAPASLVPDSSESSCFSSSPFFESEESSH; encoded by the coding sequence ATGAACAATAACTTCTGCCGGGCCCTGGTGGACCGGCGGCCCCTGGCGCCCCCCAGCTGCATGCAGCTGGGCGTCGTGCCCGCTCCGCGCCGGGCGCCCTTGCCCCCCGCCGAGCCCCTGCGCGACGTGCCCCTGCTGCTGTACCCGGGCCCGGCCGAGCCGCAGTACTACGATGCCTACGCGGGCGTGTTCCCCTACGTGCCCTTCGCCGGTGCCTTCGGGGTGTACGACTACCCCTTCGAGCCCGCCTTCATCCAGAAGCGCAACGAGCGCGAGCGGCAGCGGGTCAAGTGCGTCAACGAGGGCTACGCGCGCCTCCGCGGCCACCTCCCGGGCGCGCTGGCCGAGAAGCGGCTCAGCAAGGTGGAGACCCTGCGCGCCGCCATCCGCTACATCAAGCACCTGCAGGAGCTGCTGAGCGCGGCCCCCGACGGCGCGCCGCCCGCCGCCTCCCCGCCCGGCTGCCGCGGCGACTGCGGGCCACGGGCGCCCGCCTCCCTGGTGCCCGACTCGTCCGAGtcctcctgcttctcctcctcgcCGTTCTTTGAGTCGGAAGAATCCAGCCACTGA